In one window of bacterium HR17 DNA:
- the zraS_3 gene encoding Sensor protein ZraS, producing the protein MAVLGAAFGLGCPLGGEVAGALLAKAGWVDFAFLTWRMWYELAGAVTVLTALGAVVGHLLDEIAAHSEQLECRVRERTKELQALTEFTEAVLHRIPSAVLVTNGQGRIVWANQSAFRLLREWHLATDGSPSLLGQSGLTLLPDLSAVWAQLASVLKDGQVRAFARLPVNTPSGRKTVRCTLAPLRRPDADEAVLIVDDITSEEQWQQQLVQSEKLAALGQLSAGIAHELRNPLSAISTATYCLTQALSEQNALSEPAQRYLTVIQRNVERAQRIITSVLAFARPSQAEAVPTDLNELVDAALDIIAKEAERRNIVIRTALTPLPLVRCRPDAIKQAVLNILLNAVQAMPDGGTLTVCTEHDAIAKQVRLIIADTGHGIPPEHLQRIFDPFFTTKPPGEGTGLGLSIARTAIEADGGRILVESEIGKGSVFTIVLPAEVPAPMHREPVGAWMAHR; encoded by the coding sequence ATGGCGGTGTTGGGCGCGGCGTTTGGGTTAGGTTGCCCGCTCGGCGGTGAAGTCGCAGGCGCGCTCTTGGCAAAGGCGGGGTGGGTGGATTTCGCTTTTTTGACCTGGCGGATGTGGTATGAACTGGCAGGGGCTGTGACGGTGCTGACGGCGTTGGGCGCCGTCGTCGGTCACCTTCTGGACGAAATCGCCGCCCACAGCGAGCAACTGGAGTGCCGCGTGCGGGAGCGGACAAAGGAGTTACAAGCCCTCACCGAATTCACCGAAGCTGTCTTGCACCGCATTCCGTCCGCTGTCTTGGTCACTAATGGGCAGGGACGCATCGTGTGGGCAAATCAATCGGCGTTCCGCTTGCTGCGAGAATGGCACTTAGCGACGGACGGTAGCCCTTCCTTGTTAGGTCAAAGCGGGCTGACTTTGCTCCCCGACCTTTCAGCAGTTTGGGCGCAATTGGCGTCGGTGCTCAAGGACGGGCAGGTTCGTGCCTTCGCCCGCCTGCCCGTCAACACGCCCTCTGGTCGCAAGACGGTGCGCTGCACCTTAGCCCCGTTGCGCCGCCCCGATGCCGATGAAGCCGTCCTCATCGTGGACGACATCACTTCCGAAGAGCAGTGGCAGCAGCAGTTAGTGCAGTCGGAAAAATTGGCGGCATTGGGGCAACTGTCGGCGGGTATCGCCCACGAGTTGCGCAACCCGCTCAGCGCCATCAGCACGGCAACCTACTGCCTGACGCAAGCGTTGAGTGAACAAAACGCATTATCCGAACCAGCCCAGCGCTACCTTACAGTCATTCAGCGTAATGTGGAGCGGGCACAACGCATCATCACGAGCGTGTTGGCATTTGCCCGCCCATCCCAAGCGGAAGCCGTTCCGACCGACTTGAACGAATTGGTAGACGCCGCGCTGGACATCATCGCCAAAGAAGCCGAGCGCCGCAACATCGTCATCCGCACCGCGTTGACCCCTTTGCCCCTTGTTCGCTGTCGTCCCGACGCTATCAAGCAAGCTGTGCTCAACATTTTGCTCAACGCCGTCCAGGCGATGCCCGATGGAGGAACGCTGACGGTATGCACCGAGCACGATGCCATAGCGAAACAAGTGCGCCTCATCATCGCCGACACAGGACACGGCATCCCACCTGAGCACTTGCAACGCATCTTTGACCCCTTCTTCACGACGAAACCGCCCGGCGAGGGGACGGGGCTAGGGTTGTCTATCGCCCGCACCGCCATAGAGGCTGACGGTGGACGCATCCTTGTGGAAAGCGAAATCGGAAAAGGCAGCGTCTTCACCATCGTGTTGCCCGCCGAAGTGCCGGCGCCCATGCACAGGGAGCCGGTGGGCGCATGGATGGCGCACCGATGA
- the yeeO gene encoding putative FMN/FAD exporter YeeO, which translates to MRKEPSATEGSLLTALVTLTMPSLLTQIGQTVGWLGEAYFVGQLGTTATAAIGAVGQVGWVLMGMTIMVSTGTTTLVAQRWGARDAHGAVRVEIAALQQSLLFSLLAVSVWFLRQPLWALLNIPPAMQRLADAYFAVALLSFPLMSVAVSLMAAYRGIGDMVTPLWATLVGVAVQLSLCAWCVPRWGISGAAFALAVSRGAVLAVLLGRLAQSPLRFSWAHCRTWCSRRHRDLLKLGLPAGLQSLLWSMASTVYFRLLASTPEKESAIAALTAGLRIEAIAFMPGIAFATVAQALVGQCVGAKQWQRATAGAWQAALACAVTMSLMATFFFVMAEPLAVRFAKDALTQHYIAAYLRINALSEPFLGIGMTLGGALRGLGDTATPALLNIVTLWLLRLPTTYWLCGVLGLDTVAAWWTMSVTTVVNGTLTAIAFAVRLRRAPAVS; encoded by the coding sequence ATGCGCAAGGAGCCATCGGCGACGGAAGGCAGTTTGCTAACAGCATTGGTGACTTTGACGATGCCCAGCCTATTGACCCAAATCGGGCAAACGGTTGGCTGGTTGGGTGAAGCCTACTTTGTCGGGCAGTTGGGCACGACGGCGACCGCTGCGATTGGTGCTGTCGGGCAAGTCGGTTGGGTGCTGATGGGCATGACGATAATGGTTTCCACCGGCACAACGACTTTGGTCGCCCAGCGCTGGGGCGCCCGCGACGCCCATGGTGCCGTCCGGGTGGAAATCGCTGCCTTACAACAATCCCTTTTGTTCAGCCTCTTAGCAGTATCCGTTTGGTTTCTTCGTCAGCCCCTTTGGGCGTTGCTGAACATTCCACCCGCTATGCAACGCCTGGCGGATGCTTACTTTGCCGTCGCGCTGTTGTCCTTCCCGCTGATGAGCGTTGCCGTCAGCCTGATGGCAGCGTATCGGGGCATCGGTGATATGGTGACGCCGCTGTGGGCGACACTTGTGGGCGTCGCCGTGCAGTTGTCGCTGTGCGCGTGGTGTGTCCCGCGTTGGGGTATCAGCGGAGCAGCGTTCGCGTTAGCCGTCAGTCGGGGCGCTGTGTTGGCGGTGTTGTTGGGGCGGTTAGCGCAAAGCCCGTTGCGGTTTTCGTGGGCGCACTGTCGGACATGGTGCAGTAGGCGACATCGTGACCTACTAAAATTGGGCTTACCCGCTGGGTTGCAATCTTTGTTGTGGTCAATGGCGTCCACTGTCTATTTTCGGCTACTGGCAAGCACACCTGAGAAGGAATCTGCCATCGCCGCGCTCACAGCGGGGTTGCGCATTGAAGCCATTGCGTTCATGCCAGGCATTGCTTTTGCGACGGTCGCACAAGCGCTCGTCGGTCAATGCGTCGGGGCAAAGCAATGGCAACGGGCAACCGCTGGCGCATGGCAAGCCGCTCTGGCATGTGCTGTGACGATGAGTTTGATGGCAACCTTCTTTTTCGTCATGGCGGAGCCGTTAGCGGTGCGTTTTGCCAAAGATGCTTTGACGCAACACTACATCGCCGCTTACTTACGCATCAACGCGCTCTCTGAACCTTTCTTGGGCATCGGGATGACGCTGGGAGGCGCTTTGCGGGGATTGGGCGATACAGCGACGCCAGCCCTCTTGAACATCGTGACTTTGTGGCTGTTGCGGTTGCCCACGACTTATTGGCTTTGCGGAGTGCTTGGGCTGGACACTGTCGCTGCATGGTGGACGATGAGTGTGACGACCGTCGTCAACGGCACCTTGACCGCAATAGCGTTTGCGGTGCGGTTACGCCGCGCGCCGGCGGTGTCTTGA
- the zraR gene encoding Transcriptional regulatory protein ZraR: protein MDGAPMIPFIFASKAGIKMERKVLLVDDDPDVLEMTADVLRRNGYAVVTAQNGTEALEWLRRDEIPVVVTDLRMPGMSGEQLLDAVLQRHPDTQVIILTGYGTIPSAVEAIKKGAADYLTKPLAPDQLLLALERLFERLRLEEENRHLREQLARQAGDAVILGESKAIRQVLALIDKVAPTDATVLLQGESGVGKELVAKAVHFRSKRRHKPFVKVSCAAIPESLLEVELFGREKGAYTDATEAKPGRFELAHQGTMFLDEVGDLTPAMQAKLLRVLQEREFERVGGTQTIRVDVRIIAATNKDLMDAVQRGVFREDLFYRLNVVPIYIPPLRERKEDIPSLVEAFIARFCAEMEKPTMTVADDAMQVLLDYDWPGNVRELQNVLERAVILAEEPVIRARDLHFLFAQRQATPNPTVFSLRHAEMEQIIKVLKLTKGNKTEAARLLGITRDTLYRKLREYRLDPSQWK from the coding sequence ATGGATGGCGCACCGATGATCCCCTTCATATTTGCCTCAAAGGCAGGGATCAAGATGGAGCGCAAAGTGTTGCTCGTGGACGACGACCCCGATGTTCTGGAAATGACCGCTGATGTGTTGCGGCGCAACGGCTACGCCGTCGTGACGGCGCAAAACGGAACCGAAGCCTTAGAGTGGTTACGACGGGACGAAATTCCCGTCGTCGTCACTGATTTGCGCATGCCCGGCATGAGCGGCGAACAGTTGCTGGACGCCGTCTTGCAGCGCCATCCAGATACGCAGGTCATCATCCTGACAGGCTACGGCACCATCCCCAGCGCGGTGGAAGCCATCAAAAAGGGCGCTGCCGATTACCTGACAAAACCGCTTGCGCCTGACCAACTGTTGTTGGCGTTGGAACGGCTCTTTGAGCGGCTGCGGTTAGAGGAGGAAAACCGCCACCTGCGTGAGCAGTTGGCGCGCCAAGCGGGCGATGCTGTCATCTTAGGCGAAAGCAAAGCCATCCGGCAAGTTCTGGCGCTCATTGACAAGGTAGCGCCGACAGACGCGACGGTGCTGTTGCAGGGGGAAAGCGGTGTCGGCAAAGAGTTGGTCGCCAAAGCCGTCCACTTCCGCAGCAAGCGCCGTCATAAACCCTTCGTCAAAGTCAGTTGTGCCGCCATCCCTGAAAGTCTGTTGGAAGTGGAATTGTTCGGACGCGAAAAAGGCGCTTACACCGATGCGACGGAAGCCAAGCCCGGACGGTTTGAGCTGGCGCATCAAGGGACGATGTTTTTGGACGAAGTGGGCGACTTGACCCCTGCCATGCAAGCCAAGTTGCTGCGGGTCTTGCAAGAGCGCGAATTTGAACGGGTCGGCGGGACGCAAACTATCCGCGTGGATGTCCGAATCATCGCCGCCACCAACAAAGACCTGATGGATGCCGTGCAGCGGGGGGTGTTCCGCGAAGACCTGTTTTACCGCCTAAATGTCGTGCCTATCTACATCCCGCCTCTGCGCGAACGCAAAGAGGATATCCCTTCCTTAGTGGAAGCCTTTATCGCCCGCTTCTGCGCTGAGATGGAGAAGCCGACGATGACTGTCGCTGACGATGCCATGCAAGTGCTGCTGGACTACGACTGGCCGGGCAATGTGCGGGAGTTGCAAAATGTGCTGGAACGCGCCGTCATCTTGGCGGAAGAGCCCGTCATTCGCGCCCGTGACCTGCACTTTCTGTTTGCTCAGCGCCAAGCCACGCCCAACCCGACTGTGTTCAGTTTGCGCCACGCTGAGATGGAGCAAATCATCAAGGTGCTGAAACTGACGAAGGGCAACAAGACGGAAGCAGCACGCCTGTTGGGTATTACCCGCGACAC